The sequence CACTCTCCGTAGCACTTGCATAGGAGCCTGTAAATAACAATAATTTAGAACGTTCTTTCATTTCTAACTTCCTCCTCTATGGTCAGCTACCTTCTATATAATCTACATTTTTTCACCGTCTATGACAAATACTACGTTAAAAATGTCATAAAACATTTAAAAACTAAGGCTTCTCAAACTCAAATCCTTATGATATAATGAAAGCGCTAACATAATATTTTATTTCGAAAAAGGGGGAACAAGAATGAGTAGCATCCTGCTGGAAGCCAAAAATGTGTATGAGGACTTCGAGGTGGAAACGGACATTCTGTTCTTTAAGGTCGGGGACCATGATTTGGTCATTTTTCACGGCAGAAATTATAACATTAAAAAGAGAATGACTGCCGAGCAACTAAACCGTTTATTGTTAAGTTCAAGTTATTATCATGTTTATGGTGGCTGCTATGTCAATTTAAACAAGATCAGCTCTATCGAAGAAGATTGTGTTTATTTTGGAGAGAAGGGCCTTTACGCCAAAAATGTCCGTGTACCTAGACGGAAACAGGAAAGTATTCGTCTTCTACTTAGAAATCTCCATTCTTAAGAGTTACCTATACCGCTGCCTTAAGCAGAAACGGCTAAGCCGCCCTATTACAGGGACGACTTAGCCGTTTCTGCGAGAAATATAAGGATAAGCTATTGCGTGAAGCATATAAATTCTTTTATTTCCAGTAAAAGGCCGGAAACGCATGGTTTATCATGCTATTTCCAGCTTTTTTTCATTTCTTAATGAATACTTAAAAACTATATGTGCTTTTTTATACTTTCTTAAGGTTTGAGATCTTGATTTCTGGTAAAGTTGTAGAAAGACAGGCAACACCTATATTGAAGGGAGTCATTAATTATAATGGACAAAAAAGATCTGAATGAAAATGAACACTTGGAGAACAACGGTACGACGGAAGAACTCAACGCTTCCGAGAATGCAAATCTTGAAGCTATTGAGCTGCAAAACACTCCAGAACCCGTGGTTACAGGCATCGAGGAGAGTGTTCCCGTGATGAGCAAAGTTGGCGAAACAACGCCTCCTGCACCCCCTTCCGCTTCCTCCAGAAGCAACAAGGGCTGGATGATCGCTTCGATCGTTCTGGCAGCCGCACTCATCATCGTTCTGATCAAACCACCTTTCCAAACAGATGACAGCAAAGCAGCTGTTGCATCGGTTAACGGAACTGATATTACAAAACAACAACTTTACGATAAACTGGTAGAAGCTGGTGGAGAAACTACACTGCAATCACTGATTACGACTACTCTCGTAGATCAAGAAGCTAAAAAAGCCAATATTACGGTGTCTGACGCAGATGTTACTGCTGAAATTGAAGATCTTAAAACGCAGTTCGGTGGCGAAGCTGCTCTGAACTCCGCTTTGGAACAAAGCTCAATGACTCTTGACGATCTGAAGAAACAAATGCCTTTGCAAGTAGAAATTCGTAAGATTCTTGAACCGCAGGTTAAAATAACAGATGCGGATATCAAAACTTATTATGATACAAATAAAGCTACTTATAACACAGAAGAAGAAGTGCGTGCTTCCCACATCCTTGTAGCAACCAAAGAAGAAGCAGACGCAATTATTAAACAACTGAAGGATGGTGCGGACTTTGCCGCACTTGCTAAAGAGAAATCTTCGGACACAGGTTCTAAGGATAACGGTGGTGACCTGGACTTCTTTAAACGTTCAGATATGGATGCCGATTTCGCCAACGCTGCCTTTAAGCTTAAAGTAGGCGAAACAAGCGGCGCAGTGAAAAGTCAATATGGCTATCACATTATTAAAGTGACTGACCATAAAGATGCCCACAATTACACTATGGAAGAAAAGAAAGCGGATATCACCAAAGCTCTTATCTCGCAAAAAGTTTCCGAGCTATCCGCAACATGGTTGAAGGATTTAACAGCTAAATCCAAAATCACTAATACTCTCACCGACGCAAA comes from Paenibacillus sp. 19GGS1-52 and encodes:
- a CDS encoding peptidylprolyl isomerase codes for the protein MDKKDLNENEHLENNGTTEELNASENANLEAIELQNTPEPVVTGIEESVPVMSKVGETTPPAPPSASSRSNKGWMIASIVLAAALIIVLIKPPFQTDDSKAAVASVNGTDITKQQLYDKLVEAGGETTLQSLITTTLVDQEAKKANITVSDADVTAEIEDLKTQFGGEAALNSALEQSSMTLDDLKKQMPLQVEIRKILEPQVKITDADIKTYYDTNKATYNTEEEVRASHILVATKEEADAIIKQLKDGADFAALAKEKSSDTGSKDNGGDLDFFKRSDMDADFANAAFKLKVGETSGAVKSQYGYHIIKVTDHKDAHNYTMEEKKADITKALISQKVSELSATWLKDLTAKSKITNTLTDAKAADASAAPAASADPAAAEATTAPAK